One genomic segment of Acanthochromis polyacanthus isolate Apoly-LR-REF ecotype Palm Island chromosome 9, KAUST_Apoly_ChrSc, whole genome shotgun sequence includes these proteins:
- the aqp4 gene encoding aquaporin-4 isoform X1, whose protein sequence is MQSQGIMCGSCSSDRPARCSTPALTQPAALLRCLSWCNCQSIMVAFKGIWTKDFWRAVSGEYLATLIFVLLGLGSTINWAAGEEKPPPADLVLISLCFGLSIATMVQCFGHISGGHINPAVTAAMVVTRKLSLAKAVFYVVAQCLGAITGAGILYIVTPAAVRGSLGVTTVNSNISLGHGLLVELLITFELVFTVFATCDPKRTDLGGSAGLAIGFAVAIGHLFAIPYTGASMNPARSFGPAMVTLNFESHWVYWVGPILGGILAAGLYEYLYCPDPEIKERLKQVFKKDTSGKYREVESDDIAIKPGSIHTIDLEKAEKKDHFHDSTGEVLSSV, encoded by the exons ATGCAATCCCAGGGCATAATGTGTGGCTCATGTTCGTCTGACAGACCTGCTCGCTGCTCCACTCCTGCACTCACGCAACCTGCTGCTCTTCT GAGGTGCCTGTCCTGGTGTAACTGTCAGAGCATAATGGTGGCATTTAAAGGGATCTGGACCAAGGACTTCTGGAGGGCTGTGTCTGGAGAATACCTGGCCACTCTCATCTTTGTCCTTCTCGGCCTGGGCTCCACCATCAACTGGGCTGCAGGGGAGGAGAAGCCTCCTCCAGCCGACCTAGTCCTTATCTCGCTGTGCTTTGGCCTCAGCATTGCCACTATGGTGCAATGTTTTGGCCACATCAGTGGTGGACACATTAACCCCGCCGTCACTGCAGCTATGGTTGTGACTAGAAAGCTGAGTTTGGCAAAGGCTGTGTTCTATGTGGTGGCTCAGTGCCTGGGAGCTATTACTGGAGCTGGGATTCTCTACATAGTCACACCTGCTGCTGTTAGAGGGTCTCTCGGTGTGACCACG GTGAACTCCAACATCTCATTAGGACATGGCCTTCTTGTGGAACTCCTTATCACATTCGAGCTGGTCTTCACCGTCTTCGCCACCTGCGACCCCAAACGTACAGACCTCGGTGGCTCTGCAGGCCTGGCCATTGGCTTTGCTGTAGCTATAGGCCACTTATTCGCA ATTCCCTATACAGGAGCTAGCATGAACCCTGCTCGTTCCTTTGGGCCTGCAATGGTCACGCTTAACTTCGAGAGCCACTGG GTGTACTGGGTGGGACCCATTCTAGGGGGCATCCTGGCTGCTGGCTTGTATGAGTACCTGTACTGTCCTGACCCTGAGATAAAAGAGAGGCTGAAACAAGTCTTTAAGAAGGACACATCAGGAAAATACAGGGAGGTGGAGAGTGATGACATTGCCATCAAGCCAGGCTCCATCCACACCATCGATCTGGAGAAAGCTGAGAAAAAAGATCATTTCCACGACTCGACAGGAGAAGTGTTGTCCTCTGTATGA
- the aqp4 gene encoding aquaporin-4 isoform X2 codes for MNENKSHTAGTDRERTPNCFWRCLSWCNCQSIMVAFKGIWTKDFWRAVSGEYLATLIFVLLGLGSTINWAAGEEKPPPADLVLISLCFGLSIATMVQCFGHISGGHINPAVTAAMVVTRKLSLAKAVFYVVAQCLGAITGAGILYIVTPAAVRGSLGVTTVNSNISLGHGLLVELLITFELVFTVFATCDPKRTDLGGSAGLAIGFAVAIGHLFAIPYTGASMNPARSFGPAMVTLNFESHWVYWVGPILGGILAAGLYEYLYCPDPEIKERLKQVFKKDTSGKYREVESDDIAIKPGSIHTIDLEKAEKKDHFHDSTGEVLSSV; via the exons atgaatgaaaacaaatcacacacagcggggacagacagagagagaacacCTAATTGTTTTTG GAGGTGCCTGTCCTGGTGTAACTGTCAGAGCATAATGGTGGCATTTAAAGGGATCTGGACCAAGGACTTCTGGAGGGCTGTGTCTGGAGAATACCTGGCCACTCTCATCTTTGTCCTTCTCGGCCTGGGCTCCACCATCAACTGGGCTGCAGGGGAGGAGAAGCCTCCTCCAGCCGACCTAGTCCTTATCTCGCTGTGCTTTGGCCTCAGCATTGCCACTATGGTGCAATGTTTTGGCCACATCAGTGGTGGACACATTAACCCCGCCGTCACTGCAGCTATGGTTGTGACTAGAAAGCTGAGTTTGGCAAAGGCTGTGTTCTATGTGGTGGCTCAGTGCCTGGGAGCTATTACTGGAGCTGGGATTCTCTACATAGTCACACCTGCTGCTGTTAGAGGGTCTCTCGGTGTGACCACG GTGAACTCCAACATCTCATTAGGACATGGCCTTCTTGTGGAACTCCTTATCACATTCGAGCTGGTCTTCACCGTCTTCGCCACCTGCGACCCCAAACGTACAGACCTCGGTGGCTCTGCAGGCCTGGCCATTGGCTTTGCTGTAGCTATAGGCCACTTATTCGCA ATTCCCTATACAGGAGCTAGCATGAACCCTGCTCGTTCCTTTGGGCCTGCAATGGTCACGCTTAACTTCGAGAGCCACTGG GTGTACTGGGTGGGACCCATTCTAGGGGGCATCCTGGCTGCTGGCTTGTATGAGTACCTGTACTGTCCTGACCCTGAGATAAAAGAGAGGCTGAAACAAGTCTTTAAGAAGGACACATCAGGAAAATACAGGGAGGTGGAGAGTGATGACATTGCCATCAAGCCAGGCTCCATCCACACCATCGATCTGGAGAAAGCTGAGAAAAAAGATCATTTCCACGACTCGACAGGAGAAGTGTTGTCCTCTGTATGA